In Candidatus Berkelbacteria bacterium, the following are encoded in one genomic region:
- a CDS encoding response regulator, producing the protein MNQSKKQILIIEDDSLLRGVLRDELERDGFGVSEAKDGKVGLEMVSETCYDLILLDIVMPNRDGLSVLRQMRKFDKCAKVPVILLSNLNDPEKVAEAMMDDYVHDYLVKSDWSLADVSKKVKNLLGVL; encoded by the coding sequence ATGAACCAATCAAAGAAGCAAATCTTAATTATTGAGGACGACAGTCTGCTGCGCGGCGTTCTTCGTGACGAGCTTGAACGAGACGGCTTCGGTGTTTCCGAGGCCAAGGACGGCAAAGTTGGCTTAGAAATGGTCTCAGAGACGTGTTACGACCTCATTTTGCTTGACATTGTCATGCCTAACCGCGATGGCCTATCTGTTTTGCGTCAAATGCGCAAATTCGATAAATGCGCCAAGGTACCGGTTATTTTACTTTCAAATCTCAACGACCCAGAAAAAGTCGCCGAAGCGATGATGGATGATTATGTTCACGACTACCTAGTCAAATCCGACTGGTCGCTCGCAGACGTATCGAAGAAAGTTAAAAACCTCCTAGGGGTTCTTTAA
- a CDS encoding ribonuclease HII, which translates to MLPKKLRPRPLSPSTPDFHLLKQLQDLGYQEIVGVDEVGRGALAGPVIVAAVEIATEIPGVNDSKLLERRFRAEVAQIIHRSVVRIRFGYASHLEIDSLGLSQALRLAYQRALSEFEADLVLTDHYDPPTKCRYIRATHGDSLFYPVAAASIVAKVYRDQLMKVYDRFFPEYVWHQNAGYGTAFHRQKISEIGPCTLHRQSFL; encoded by the coding sequence ATGCTCCCAAAAAAGCTAAGACCAAGACCGCTCAGCCCGTCCACACCTGATTTTCATCTTTTAAAACAGCTTCAAGATTTAGGTTATCAAGAAATCGTCGGCGTCGATGAGGTTGGCCGCGGGGCATTAGCCGGGCCGGTGATTGTTGCCGCAGTTGAAATAGCAACCGAGATTCCCGGTGTTAACGATTCCAAACTTCTGGAACGTCGTTTCAGGGCAGAGGTTGCTCAGATTATACATAGATCCGTTGTGAGAATCCGTTTCGGCTACGCTAGCCACTTAGAAATTGATAGCCTCGGGTTGAGCCAGGCCCTACGACTAGCCTACCAAAGAGCTCTTAGTGAATTTGAAGCCGACCTGGTCTTAACGGACCATTACGACCCGCCGACCAAATGCCGATACATTAGAGCCACCCACGGTGATTCCTTGTTCTACCCCGTTGCGGCCGCTTCTATAGTGGCAAAAGTCTATCGCGATCAGCTGATGAAAGTTTACGACCGCTTTTTCCCCGAATACGTCTGGCACCAGAACGCCGGCTACGGCACCGCTTTTCATCGCCAGAAAATCAGTGAAATCGGACCGTGCACGCTGCACCGGCAATCGTTTCTCTAA
- the uvrA gene encoding excinuclease ABC subunit UvrA: protein MESIRVVGARTHNLKNLTVEIPKNKITVVTGLSGSGKSSLAFDTIFAEGQRRYIESLSSFVRQFLSEIEKPDFDYIEGLAPAIAIDQKTAARNPRSTVATATEIYDFLRLLFSRVGTPFCPKCDIPITQQSPESIARAILKHFRLEETLKVTLYALIVQARKGEHKFHLKQGKKSGILRVRVDGVEMDINEAIGLEVDKNKRHTIEFLVGSIDFPVSNDQSEQLAQIDLLKLVDRALKLGNGLLIASHGDKEEFYSQKFACTKCGWQFPDIEPRLFSFNNPEGACQICQGLGVQMVADRDLVIPNPRLTLAEGAVRPWSRTTSHANWYQKVLNDLSAKYRFSLDTPVGELPEATLDILLHGEKTTNDSDEEAFEGILPNLERRYRETDSDYLKNEIEKYMVEKTCQSCNGQRLRVEVLSVRIKDKNIIDATSMSIEDANNFFAELSASVHASQQVIAVPILKEIRSRLSYLLEVGLSYVTLDRTTSTLAGGEAQRVRLATQLGAGLTGVIYILDEPSIGLHPRDHDKLLQTIEELKERGNTVIVVEHDKETMLRADEIIDMGPGAGEHGGKIISQGTLKEILNDPNSVTGAYLSGKKSISLPEHRHEHAESYLTVVGATGNNLKNVTASFPLNRLICVTGVSGSGKSTLVEDTLARALENQFHGSGDDPAPHERIEGTEEIDNIINIDQSPIGRTPRSNPATYTGALGPIRELFANTSEAMNRGYDPSRFSFNLRGGRCEHCRGDGQIKIEMNFLPDVYVQCPECRSRRYNAETLEIKYKGKDISDVLEMSVEEALNFFDGEIEVTEKLSVLQSVGLEYMRLGQPATTLSGGEAQRIKLATELAKRETGKTLYILDEPTTGLHFEDIQKLLTVLYQLVDRGNTVIIIEHNTDVIRCADWIVDLGPDGGTKGGNIVATGTPDEIIKNPQSITGKFLVSSKADAPKKAKTKTAQPVHT, encoded by the coding sequence ATGGAAAGCATTCGCGTCGTCGGCGCCAGAACCCATAACCTGAAGAATCTGACGGTAGAGATTCCCAAAAACAAGATCACGGTAGTGACCGGTCTCTCTGGCTCCGGTAAATCTTCGCTTGCTTTTGATACTATTTTCGCCGAAGGACAACGGCGCTATATCGAATCGCTGAGCTCATTTGTCCGTCAATTCTTAAGCGAAATTGAGAAACCAGACTTTGATTACATCGAGGGTTTAGCGCCGGCAATTGCTATTGACCAAAAGACTGCCGCCCGTAACCCACGTTCAACGGTTGCTACAGCGACCGAGATTTATGACTTCTTGCGTCTACTATTTTCACGTGTGGGTACGCCATTTTGCCCGAAGTGCGATATCCCAATCACCCAACAGTCACCAGAATCAATCGCTCGAGCAATCCTAAAGCATTTCCGTTTGGAAGAAACTCTAAAAGTTACTTTGTATGCCCTGATCGTCCAGGCTCGTAAGGGAGAACACAAATTTCACTTAAAGCAGGGCAAGAAGTCGGGCATTTTACGTGTACGTGTTGATGGCGTCGAAATGGATATCAACGAGGCAATCGGTCTAGAGGTTGATAAAAACAAGCGACACACCATCGAATTCCTAGTTGGCTCTATCGATTTTCCCGTTAGTAACGACCAATCAGAGCAATTGGCGCAAATAGACCTACTTAAACTTGTCGACCGAGCCTTGAAGTTAGGGAACGGACTATTAATCGCCTCCCACGGCGACAAAGAAGAATTTTACTCACAGAAGTTCGCCTGCACCAAATGTGGCTGGCAATTTCCTGATATTGAACCGAGGCTCTTCTCGTTTAATAACCCCGAGGGTGCTTGCCAGATTTGCCAGGGCTTAGGCGTGCAAATGGTCGCTGATCGCGACCTAGTTATCCCTAACCCTAGACTAACTCTCGCTGAAGGTGCTGTTCGCCCTTGGAGTCGGACGACAAGCCACGCCAATTGGTATCAAAAGGTCTTAAACGACTTAAGTGCTAAATACCGCTTCAGCCTCGACACCCCTGTCGGAGAGTTGCCAGAGGCAACTTTAGATATCCTGCTCCACGGTGAAAAGACCACTAACGACTCCGACGAGGAAGCTTTCGAAGGCATTCTTCCAAACTTGGAACGGCGTTACCGCGAAACGGATTCCGATTATCTTAAAAACGAGATTGAAAAATATATGGTCGAGAAAACCTGTCAGTCATGTAACGGCCAGCGACTTAGAGTAGAGGTTCTCAGCGTCCGAATTAAAGATAAGAACATTATTGACGCCACATCCATGTCGATTGAGGACGCGAATAATTTCTTCGCCGAACTATCTGCTTCGGTTCACGCCTCACAGCAGGTTATCGCCGTACCTATTTTGAAAGAAATCCGCTCCCGCTTGAGCTATCTACTTGAGGTTGGCCTTAGCTATGTCACGCTCGACCGAACGACTTCAACGTTAGCTGGCGGCGAAGCGCAGCGGGTTCGCCTAGCCACCCAACTTGGGGCAGGGCTAACTGGCGTTATCTATATTCTTGATGAGCCGTCAATTGGTTTGCACCCCCGCGATCACGACAAGTTGCTGCAAACTATCGAGGAGCTAAAAGAACGCGGTAACACGGTAATTGTCGTCGAGCACGATAAAGAAACGATGCTGCGTGCCGATGAGATTATCGACATGGGACCAGGTGCAGGAGAGCACGGTGGAAAAATTATTTCCCAAGGAACTTTGAAAGAGATCCTTAACGACCCAAATTCAGTTACGGGTGCCTATTTGTCAGGCAAAAAATCCATCTCACTACCCGAGCACCGTCACGAACATGCCGAGAGCTATCTAACTGTCGTTGGCGCCACAGGCAATAACCTCAAAAACGTCACTGCTTCGTTCCCGCTCAACCGCCTGATTTGCGTCACCGGCGTCTCTGGCAGCGGTAAATCAACGCTCGTAGAAGATACTCTGGCCCGGGCTCTAGAAAATCAGTTCCATGGATCAGGCGACGACCCAGCACCGCACGAACGTATCGAGGGTACGGAGGAGATAGACAACATTATCAACATCGACCAGTCACCAATCGGCCGCACACCTCGCAGTAACCCCGCCACTTACACCGGTGCCCTAGGCCCAATTCGGGAACTTTTTGCTAACACTAGTGAAGCGATGAATCGCGGCTACGACCCATCTCGTTTCAGTTTCAATTTACGCGGTGGTCGCTGCGAGCACTGTCGCGGTGATGGCCAAATTAAAATTGAGATGAATTTCCTGCCTGATGTTTACGTCCAGTGCCCTGAATGCCGCAGCCGTCGCTACAACGCCGAGACACTTGAGATAAAGTACAAGGGCAAAGATATTAGCGACGTCCTAGAAATGTCGGTTGAAGAAGCGTTGAACTTTTTCGATGGCGAAATTGAGGTTACGGAAAAACTCTCCGTCCTACAGTCAGTCGGCCTAGAGTATATGCGACTCGGACAGCCAGCCACGACGTTATCTGGCGGTGAAGCACAACGCATTAAACTCGCTACTGAGCTCGCAAAACGCGAGACCGGCAAAACGCTTTATATTTTGGATGAACCTACAACCGGCCTACATTTTGAGGACATTCAGAAATTGCTAACAGTGCTCTATCAGCTCGTCGATAGAGGTAATACGGTGATCATCATCGAACATAACACCGACGTAATTCGCTGTGCCGATTGGATTGTTGACCTTGGCCCGGATGGCGGTACAAAGGGTGGTAACATCGTGGCTACTGGGACGCCGGATGAAATTATCAAGAACCCGCAGTCGATAACCGGCAAATTCCTGGTATCGTCAAAGGCAGATGCTCCCAAAAAAGCTAAGACCAAGACCGCTCAGCCCGTCCACACCTGA
- a CDS encoding polymer-forming cytoskeletal protein: protein MLKGSNITGETDGPGTTVGVNVALSGTLRDQNDIHIFGLIDGEVISEKTVTVGKTAQVKGPVRGQIVSIAGTVRGSIDASDKLELLDTAKVFGSISTKDLVIHSGAAFVGKCTMPSEGAEEEAEEAASEEASEPEAEETEEPADVEAELTPEEE, encoded by the coding sequence ATGCTAAAAGGCTCGAACATAACAGGTGAAACTGACGGTCCGGGCACAACCGTCGGTGTCAACGTCGCCTTGTCCGGTACATTGCGAGACCAGAATGATATTCATATCTTCGGTCTGATTGATGGTGAAGTGATTAGCGAGAAAACCGTCACAGTTGGCAAAACGGCCCAAGTAAAAGGACCTGTCCGTGGACAGATAGTATCAATCGCCGGTACAGTCCGCGGCTCGATTGATGCGTCAGATAAATTAGAGCTCCTAGATACAGCGAAAGTTTTCGGCAGTATTTCAACGAAGGATTTGGTTATCCATTCGGGTGCCGCCTTTGTTGGCAAATGCACTATGCCTTCCGAGGGTGCAGAAGAAGAGGCAGAAGAAGCGGCGAGCGAAGAGGCAAGCGAGCCAGAGGCCGAAGAGACTGAAGAACCAGCAGACGTAGAAGCGGAACTAACTCCGGAAGAGGAGTAA
- a CDS encoding translation initiation factor IF-3 has product MTHGSQTGSVRECTLTEFSSAYFAWETTINDREHRINHEIRVPQVHLVLNDGESRGIVSTQEALRLARESGLDLVEIAPKAMPPVAKILDYNKFRYEQEKKARASAKSAKNPQLKEVRLSFGIGAHDIETKAKRAKEFLDEGHFIRVFITLRGRENVFPGKAKQTLETFRDATESAVEQPITQVGNKIQVILKPKK; this is encoded by the coding sequence ATAACTCATGGGTCACAAACAGGCTCAGTTAGGGAATGTACATTAACCGAATTCAGTTCGGCATACTTTGCGTGGGAGACAACAATTAACGACCGCGAACACCGCATCAATCACGAAATTCGTGTTCCCCAGGTTCATTTAGTTCTAAATGACGGGGAATCGCGCGGTATTGTCTCTACACAAGAAGCTCTGCGTTTAGCTCGCGAAAGCGGACTCGACTTGGTTGAGATTGCTCCAAAGGCAATGCCGCCGGTTGCCAAGATTCTTGATTACAATAAGTTCCGCTACGAACAAGAAAAGAAAGCTCGCGCTTCTGCCAAGTCAGCCAAGAACCCCCAGCTAAAAGAGGTTAGGTTGAGTTTTGGCATCGGGGCACATGATATCGAAACTAAAGCCAAACGGGCCAAGGAATTCTTGGACGAAGGACACTTCATCCGTGTTTTTATCACCTTGCGTGGCCGCGAAAATGTCTTTCCCGGCAAAGCTAAGCAGACCCTGGAAACTTTCCGAGATGCAACTGAATCAGCGGTTGAACAGCCTATCACCCAAGTTGGTAATAAGATCCAAGTTATACTAAAACCAAAAAAGTAA
- the rplT gene encoding 50S ribosomal protein L20, with product MARVKRGLQAHKRHKKILQAAKGYKLGRKNIFRLAKQAVLKAGQYSYRDRRNKKRDFRKLWIVQLNAAARAHEMSYSQFIYGLNKAELNINRKVLAEMSVKAPDKFASIAVRVKAALAKD from the coding sequence ATGGCACGAGTTAAGCGCGGTTTACAGGCTCATAAGCGTCACAAAAAAATCCTCCAAGCGGCGAAGGGCTACAAGCTTGGTCGGAAGAATATTTTCCGTCTCGCTAAACAAGCTGTCTTGAAAGCCGGGCAGTACAGCTATCGTGATCGTCGCAATAAAAAGCGCGATTTCCGCAAGCTTTGGATTGTTCAGTTAAATGCTGCGGCACGAGCTCACGAGATGAGCTATAGCCAGTTTATTTACGGGCTCAATAAGGCAGAACTAAATATCAACCGCAAGGTCTTGGCCGAGATGTCAGTAAAAGCTCCGGACAAGTTCGCATCAATCGCCGTCAGAGTTAAAGCAGCCCTTGCTAAAGACTAA
- a CDS encoding prolipoprotein diacylglyceryl transferase: MYPVLFSIGKFKLYSFGSFIALGAIVAGVFLYRAARHKKLPTQQLFDIVLYSLLAGLIGARIGYYALYHDQFQSFWQVFYFWQGGLVSLTGLLAGFAAYLYFLRRDKLSNWVMLDIGLLSLLYGWGVGKFGCHLSSCTVGRAGNFLALNGTYPVDLYGSLLAMGLATALSVIWAQSKLREGVIFFLAIEGFLLSEFLIKTLKADFGEGIAQFEAISYLTLIVAVYAIFWFLHGPKVSSSGAVSNFKNILLRRR; the protein is encoded by the coding sequence ATGTATCCGGTACTTTTTTCGATCGGAAAGTTTAAGCTGTATTCTTTCGGCTCCTTCATTGCCCTTGGGGCAATTGTGGCTGGGGTATTTCTTTACCGTGCCGCCAGACATAAGAAACTACCCACTCAACAGCTTTTCGATATAGTACTTTACAGCCTGCTTGCCGGTCTAATAGGGGCTAGAATCGGTTATTACGCACTCTATCACGATCAGTTCCAAAGTTTCTGGCAAGTTTTTTATTTTTGGCAGGGCGGACTGGTCTCGCTGACAGGTTTGCTCGCCGGTTTCGCAGCTTATCTTTATTTCTTACGTCGAGATAAACTCTCAAACTGGGTCATGTTAGACATCGGGCTTTTATCCCTGCTTTATGGTTGGGGCGTCGGTAAATTCGGTTGTCACTTATCTAGCTGTACGGTTGGACGAGCGGGCAACTTCCTGGCACTAAACGGTACATATCCAGTCGATTTATACGGCAGCCTACTCGCGATGGGACTGGCAACAGCGCTAAGCGTTATTTGGGCTCAGTCTAAATTACGAGAGGGAGTTATTTTCTTCCTGGCCATAGAGGGCTTCTTACTCTCAGAGTTTCTAATCAAAACACTCAAGGCTGATTTTGGCGAGGGAATCGCGCAATTCGAAGCAATTTCATATTTAACGCTTATCGTCGCCGTGTACGCCATCTTCTGGTTCTTGCACGGTCCAAAAGTCAGCTCTTCAGGAGCTGTCTCTAATTTCAAGAATATTCTGCTTAGGCGCCGGTAA
- the lepB gene encoding signal peptidase I — translation MRRFSSLVEVVKVVAIVFLSAIVIRTFVFQPFVVEGSSMEGNFHNGEYLFIEKISYKLKVPKRGDVIVFRYPRDVRYNYIKRVIGLPGETIQIKNGHVYVAGELLKEDYLKNDEGTFVDNNRDLDYEVTLEKGQYFVMGDNRGHSSDSREWGPLDERFVIGRSALVLYPHASFRAIASPTYR, via the coding sequence ATGAGGAGATTCTCTAGTTTAGTTGAAGTTGTCAAAGTTGTAGCGATAGTTTTCTTGTCGGCGATTGTAATTCGCACCTTTGTTTTTCAACCCTTCGTTGTTGAGGGCTCGAGTATGGAAGGCAACTTTCACAACGGCGAATATCTGTTTATTGAAAAAATTTCTTATAAACTAAAAGTCCCCAAAAGGGGTGACGTTATAGTTTTTCGCTACCCACGCGACGTTCGATACAACTATATCAAGCGTGTTATCGGTTTGCCTGGGGAGACCATTCAGATCAAAAATGGCCACGTTTATGTCGCCGGCGAACTGCTCAAGGAAGACTATCTGAAGAATGATGAGGGCACTTTCGTTGATAACAATCGCGACCTGGATTACGAAGTCACGTTGGAAAAAGGACAGTATTTTGTGATGGGGGATAATCGAGGACACTCCTCGGATTCGAGAGAATGGGGGCCGCTTGATGAGCGATTTGTTATCGGTCGCTCGGCGCTAGTACTCTATCCGCACGCGAGTTTTCGGGCGATTGCCTCGCCTACTTACCGCTAG
- the der gene encoding ribosome biogenesis GTPase Der: MRKKSEDNLPLIALVGPTNAGKSTLFNRMTGSWQAITAREESTTRDRIYGEVEWQSWRFNLVDTGGLAEDESELYQKIKSQTLQAVTEADLVLFVFDATSGLTPSNLQFIKTLRQTKNVWLVANKMDSPKRRAELSTYDYLGLKTFAVSAIKGNGVGDLLEAASNDLPKVKINDPSAPVITIVGRPNVGKSTLLNSLTKSNRAVVSPLAGTTRDIVTEKIIIDGTDFLLADTAGVRRRGRIARGTEDFSVKRALTTISRSDAVLVVIDASEGTTRGDLHLIYFAHDLGKPLLIVINKMDLIETGRMPFHRYLHKFPNIPVSALKGENTDKVLTWLKENVASGK; this comes from the coding sequence ATGCGCAAAAAATCTGAGGACAACTTGCCACTTATTGCCCTCGTTGGTCCGACCAACGCGGGTAAGTCGACGTTATTTAATCGTATGACAGGTTCGTGGCAGGCAATAACGGCCCGTGAAGAGTCCACCACGCGCGACCGTATTTATGGTGAAGTTGAATGGCAAAGCTGGCGCTTTAATCTGGTTGATACCGGTGGCCTGGCTGAAGACGAGTCGGAACTGTACCAGAAAATAAAATCGCAAACACTGCAGGCGGTGACTGAAGCCGACTTGGTTCTGTTTGTATTCGATGCAACCTCAGGCCTCACTCCAAGTAATCTGCAATTTATTAAAACTCTGCGTCAAACGAAAAACGTCTGGCTGGTAGCCAATAAAATGGATTCGCCGAAACGTCGGGCCGAGCTATCAACCTATGACTATCTCGGACTAAAGACTTTCGCCGTTTCGGCCATCAAGGGAAACGGCGTCGGAGATTTGCTAGAAGCCGCCAGTAACGATCTGCCAAAGGTAAAAATTAACGATCCATCTGCGCCAGTTATAACTATCGTTGGCAGACCAAATGTTGGTAAATCTACCCTACTAAATAGCTTAACTAAATCTAATCGGGCGGTAGTGAGTCCGCTGGCGGGGACGACACGCGATATCGTCACTGAAAAAATAATTATTGACGGCACTGACTTCTTGCTAGCCGATACGGCGGGCGTGCGTCGGCGTGGCAGAATCGCTCGAGGCACCGAAGATTTCAGTGTTAAACGAGCCCTAACAACCATTTCTCGTTCTGACGCGGTGTTAGTAGTAATCGATGCCAGCGAAGGGACAACTAGAGGTGATCTGCACCTAATTTATTTCGCCCATGATCTCGGCAAACCTTTACTTATCGTTATAAATAAAATGGATCTTATTGAAACCGGCCGTATGCCTTTTCATAGATATCTTCATAAATTCCCGAATATCCCTGTATCAGCCTTAAAGGGCGAGAATACCGACAAGGTACTAACCTGGCTAAAAGAAAACGTCGCTAGCGGTAAGTAG
- the fmt gene encoding methionyl-tRNA formyltransferase, whose protein sequence is MKSPKAGKLELKVIYHPALRRQARPVVDFGPDLKNEAEQMIRVMKEHHGLGLAAPQVDLDKRLIVYGYEPKNKDDKLPAIPFTALMNPKVVKFSQEKETMTEGCLSLPGLELPVTRSAGVTVNAQNLDGQPVVIRAKGLAARVLQHEIDHLDGILFTDRADNFRDLADYRFAKIVFFGSDDFSLPVLRALVAAKLSIIAAITETDKPAGRGGKLLPTPIKTEADKLGIAIIQPESKEEITAVIRQLKPDLVVLASYGKILLPETLSTPTFGALNVHPSLLPKYRGATPIQSAILSGEDKTGVTIMTMAPEVDAGLMIAQETHRIESSDTAATLRHKLAQLGATLLVNAIPPYLAGQAKLAHQMENQVTKTQKLSKEMGQIDWSKPLQQIDREIRAFYPWPGAYTDLAGKRLKFLGSRFEAGRLILETVQLEGKKPAAWSDFERGYLQVLKKTDWYGKIS, encoded by the coding sequence ATGAAATCGCCAAAGGCCGGCAAATTAGAACTCAAGGTGATTTATCACCCCGCTTTGCGACGTCAAGCTCGCCCTGTCGTGGACTTCGGCCCAGATTTAAAGAACGAAGCCGAACAAATGATAAGAGTGATGAAGGAACATCACGGTCTCGGTTTGGCAGCGCCACAGGTTGACCTTGATAAGCGGCTAATCGTTTACGGCTACGAGCCAAAAAACAAAGATGATAAATTGCCGGCGATCCCTTTCACGGCCCTAATGAACCCAAAAGTAGTTAAGTTCAGTCAAGAAAAAGAGACCATGACTGAGGGATGCTTATCGCTACCCGGGCTAGAGCTTCCTGTGACCCGTAGTGCCGGGGTGACGGTCAACGCTCAGAACCTTGATGGGCAACCGGTAGTGATTAGAGCTAAGGGTCTGGCGGCACGAGTTTTGCAGCACGAGATTGACCATCTTGACGGTATCTTATTCACTGATCGAGCCGATAATTTCCGCGATCTTGCCGATTACAGGTTTGCGAAAATTGTTTTCTTTGGTAGTGATGATTTTTCCTTACCGGTCTTGCGAGCACTCGTCGCCGCTAAATTAAGCATTATCGCGGCAATAACCGAGACGGATAAACCAGCTGGTCGGGGCGGGAAGTTACTGCCGACGCCAATAAAAACTGAGGCCGATAAGTTGGGTATCGCCATAATTCAGCCCGAGTCTAAGGAAGAAATCACCGCAGTTATCCGACAGCTCAAGCCGGATCTAGTCGTTTTGGCGTCCTACGGCAAAATTTTGTTACCGGAAACACTGAGTACGCCGACCTTCGGGGCGCTCAACGTTCACCCTTCACTCCTACCGAAGTACCGCGGCGCCACGCCAATTCAAAGCGCTATTTTAAGCGGGGAGGACAAGACTGGCGTGACGATAATGACGATGGCACCAGAGGTGGACGCCGGCTTGATGATCGCTCAGGAAACTCACCGCATCGAGTCAAGTGACACTGCCGCAACACTACGCCATAAACTCGCCCAACTAGGCGCGACGCTTCTTGTTAACGCTATACCGCCGTACTTAGCCGGACAGGCAAAGTTGGCTCACCAGATGGAAAATCAGGTTACAAAAACGCAGAAACTGAGTAAGGAAATGGGCCAGATCGACTGGTCGAAGCCGTTACAACAAATTGACCGGGAAATTCGGGCGTTCTACCCATGGCCAGGGGCGTACACCGACCTTGCCGGGAAACGGCTTAAGTTTCTTGGTAGCCGGTTTGAAGCTGGTAGGTTGATACTGGAGACAGTTCAGCTTGAAGGGAAAAAGCCGGCTGCTTGGAGTGACTTTGAGCGGGGCTATCTTCAGGTATTGAAGAAAACTGACTGGTACGGTAAGATTTCCTAG
- the rpsP gene encoding 30S ribosomal protein S16 gives MLVIRLRRIGKKNKPTYRVVVAEHSYPIDGKFTADLGFYNPHTKKVGLELKEVSLWLDKGAKPSNTVAKILQHEKLKHKSVVIHTRNRKPKAELKPAKESSKPAAAPTEEAQTPAANDTENSAETPSAEVEESVVEESTPEEEPVAQA, from the coding sequence ATGTTAGTTATACGACTCCGCCGAATTGGTAAGAAAAATAAACCGACGTATCGCGTCGTTGTTGCTGAGCATTCCTACCCGATTGACGGCAAGTTTACGGCTGATTTAGGGTTCTATAACCCTCACACGAAAAAAGTTGGCCTCGAACTCAAAGAGGTCTCCCTATGGCTCGACAAGGGTGCTAAGCCTTCGAATACCGTCGCCAAAATCCTGCAGCATGAAAAACTCAAGCATAAATCTGTAGTTATCCACACCCGTAACCGCAAGCCGAAAGCGGAGCTTAAACCAGCTAAGGAGAGCTCTAAGCCTGCTGCCGCTCCGACAGAAGAAGCCCAAACCCCGGCTGCAAATGATACAGAGAACTCCGCCGAAACACCGTCTGCTGAAGTCGAAGAGTCAGTTGTTGAAGAAAGTACACCAGAAGAAGAGCCTGTTGCCCAAGCGTAA